Proteins from one Catenuloplanes atrovinosus genomic window:
- a CDS encoding SRPBCC domain-containing protein: MTARLRGDELIAHRHLPATPDRVWAAFTSPASIAAFWGGSHATVPAGSVTVDLRPGGEFALDTRAPGGAVRRLRFVYVSVDAPRELVFDEPLTGLRTTVTIRAAGDGAELTVHQRHLPPELRTERAATGLTSILDALAAHLSAQRTRRDVVEDYFAGFRASDHPRILATLTDDVEWVIHGHRTTRGKAEFDGEIENPGFSGSPALDVQRVYQDGPVVVTLGEGRGVSVAHGPFRFAFNDVFTFRDELIARVDSYVVPLG, from the coding sequence GTGACCGCGCGGCTGCGCGGCGACGAGCTGATCGCCCACCGCCACCTGCCGGCCACGCCGGACCGGGTCTGGGCCGCGTTCACCTCCCCGGCCAGCATCGCCGCGTTCTGGGGCGGCTCGCACGCCACCGTGCCGGCCGGCTCCGTCACCGTGGACCTGCGCCCCGGCGGCGAGTTCGCGCTGGACACCCGCGCGCCCGGCGGTGCCGTGCGTCGGCTGCGGTTCGTCTACGTCAGCGTGGACGCGCCGCGCGAGCTGGTCTTCGACGAGCCGCTGACCGGGCTGCGCACCACCGTCACGATCCGCGCGGCCGGCGACGGCGCCGAGCTCACCGTCCACCAGCGGCACCTGCCGCCGGAGCTGCGCACGGAGCGGGCCGCCACCGGGCTGACCTCGATCCTGGACGCGCTCGCCGCGCACCTGTCGGCGCAGCGGACCCGGCGCGACGTGGTGGAGGACTACTTCGCCGGCTTCCGCGCGAGCGACCACCCGCGCATCCTCGCCACGCTGACCGACGACGTGGAGTGGGTCATCCACGGCCACCGGACCACGCGCGGCAAGGCCGAGTTCGACGGCGAGATCGAGAACCCGGGGTTCAGCGGCAGCCCCGCGCTCGACGTGCAGCGCGTCTACCAGGACGGGCCGGTCGTGGTCACGCTGGGCGAGGGGCGCGGCGTGAGTGTCGCGCACGGCCCGTTCCGGTTCGCCTTCAACGACGTCTTCACCTTCCGCGACGAGCTGATCGCCCGCGTGGACTCCTACGTCGTACCGCTGGGCTGA
- a CDS encoding ArsR/SmtB family transcription factor translates to MSSTLAAPDLDAAFAALADPVRRALVARLAQGDATVKELAVPFDLTQQAISHHLGVLRRCGLVEQRREGTSRPCRLRADRLSPLSTWIDEQRRAWNDRLDALERHLGQDGAAR, encoded by the coding sequence ATGTCCTCCACCCTGGCGGCCCCCGACCTCGACGCCGCCTTCGCCGCGCTCGCCGACCCCGTCCGCCGCGCCCTGGTCGCCCGCCTCGCGCAGGGCGACGCCACGGTCAAGGAACTCGCCGTGCCGTTCGACCTCACCCAGCAGGCGATCTCGCACCACCTCGGCGTGCTGCGCCGCTGCGGGCTGGTCGAGCAGCGCCGCGAGGGCACCAGCCGCCCGTGCCGGCTGCGCGCCGACCGGCTCTCGCCGCTGAGCACCTGGATCGACGAGCAGCGCCGCGCCTGGAACGACCGCCTCGACGCCCTCGAGCGGCACCTCGGCCAGGACGGGGCGGCCCGGTGA
- a CDS encoding NAD(P)-dependent alcohol dehydrogenase, whose translation MRTTGMALTAPGGTWEPYDFERRALRPDDVAVRVTWCGVCHSDLHAAEAMTAGSPPLVPGHEFVGEVTAVGGEVTEFRVGDPVAVGNIVDSCGTCTACRAGQEQFCVEYPTTTYGGRDRVDGSATLGAYSRDYVVREAFVYPLPSGLDPAGVAPLMCAGATVYEPLRRWNAGPGQLVGVVGLGGLGHLAVKFAVALGARVAVFTTSPGKEAAARELGADEVIVSGDPDAMAAQSGRFDLIIDTASAKHDPSPYLRALRMDGTLCMLGIPDRYEPEAMALLYGFKRLTGSGSSGRPRTREMLEFAARHGITADVERIPARRVGHALDRLSRNDVRWRFVLDLADLDADAPADSGVRSAG comes from the coding sequence ATGCGAACGACAGGCATGGCCCTGACGGCTCCCGGCGGTACCTGGGAGCCCTACGATTTCGAGCGCCGGGCACTGCGCCCCGACGACGTCGCGGTCCGCGTCACCTGGTGCGGGGTGTGCCACAGCGACCTGCACGCGGCCGAGGCGATGACCGCCGGATCGCCGCCGCTGGTGCCGGGACACGAGTTCGTCGGCGAGGTCACGGCCGTGGGCGGCGAGGTGACGGAGTTCCGGGTGGGCGATCCGGTCGCGGTGGGCAACATCGTCGACTCGTGCGGCACGTGCACCGCCTGCCGCGCCGGCCAGGAGCAGTTCTGCGTGGAGTACCCGACCACCACGTACGGCGGCCGGGACCGCGTCGACGGCAGCGCCACGCTCGGCGCGTACTCCCGCGACTACGTGGTGCGCGAGGCCTTCGTGTACCCGCTGCCGTCCGGCCTGGACCCGGCCGGCGTGGCGCCGCTGATGTGCGCGGGCGCGACCGTTTACGAGCCGCTGCGCCGCTGGAACGCCGGCCCCGGCCAGCTGGTCGGCGTGGTCGGGCTGGGCGGCCTCGGTCACCTGGCGGTCAAGTTCGCGGTGGCGCTGGGCGCCCGGGTGGCGGTGTTCACCACGTCGCCGGGGAAGGAGGCGGCGGCGCGCGAGCTCGGCGCGGACGAGGTGATCGTCTCCGGCGACCCGGACGCGATGGCGGCGCAGTCCGGCCGGTTCGATCTGATCATCGACACCGCGTCGGCCAAGCACGACCCGTCGCCGTACCTGCGGGCGCTCCGGATGGACGGCACGCTCTGCATGCTCGGCATCCCCGACCGCTACGAGCCGGAGGCGATGGCGCTGCTCTACGGCTTCAAGCGGCTGACCGGCTCCGGCAGCTCCGGCCGGCCACGCACCCGGGAGATGCTGGAGTTCGCGGCCCGCCACGGCATCACCGCGGACGTGGAGCGGATTCCCGCGCGGCGCGTCGGGCACGCGCTCGACCGCCTGTCCCGCAACGACGTGCGCTGGCGGTTCGTGCTGGATCTCGCCGACCTGGACGCGGACGCCCCGGCGGACTCCGGCGTACGCTCGGCCGGGTGA
- a CDS encoding MerR family transcriptional regulator encodes MTIPTTTALGIREVAELTGMTPDTLRWYEREGLIPLVKRTSDGRRRYGPAAVRFVRLVQALRRTGMPVAEVRHFVRLGPGDPASAERRLRILEEQEQRLHARRAELDEDLRVVRDKMAGYRDLIARGLDCEDED; translated from the coding sequence GTGACGATCCCCACCACGACCGCGCTCGGCATCCGCGAGGTGGCCGAGCTGACCGGCATGACCCCGGACACCCTCCGCTGGTACGAACGTGAGGGCCTGATCCCGCTCGTCAAGCGAACCTCGGACGGCCGCCGCCGGTACGGTCCGGCGGCCGTCCGGTTCGTCCGGCTGGTCCAGGCGCTGCGCCGCACCGGCATGCCGGTCGCGGAGGTCCGCCACTTCGTCAGGCTCGGCCCGGGCGACCCCGCCTCCGCCGAGCGCCGGCTGCGCATCCTCGAGGAGCAGGAGCAGCGGCTGCACGCCCGGCGGGCCGAACTGGACGAGGACCTCCGCGTGGTCCGCGACAAGATGGCCGGCTACCGAGACCTGATCGCCCGGGGCCTCGACTGCGAGGACGAGGACTGA
- a CDS encoding GNAT family N-acetyltransferase, protein MTYTVTDLAEKERFEARDEAGALAGVLTYQVTGPIIACTHTDVEPGFENTGVDAALARAVMDDARARGRTVVPICPLLTAWLDTHREYDKLVARTHRRVK, encoded by the coding sequence GTGACGTACACGGTGACCGACCTGGCCGAGAAGGAGCGCTTCGAGGCGCGGGACGAGGCGGGCGCGCTCGCCGGCGTGCTCACCTACCAGGTGACCGGCCCGATCATCGCGTGCACGCACACCGACGTCGAGCCCGGCTTCGAGAACACCGGCGTCGACGCCGCGCTCGCCCGCGCGGTGATGGACGACGCCCGCGCCCGCGGCCGCACGGTCGTGCCCATCTGCCCGCTGCTGACCGCCTGGCTGGACACGCACCGGGAGTACGACAAGCTCGTCGCCAGGACTCATCGCAGGGTCAAATAG
- a CDS encoding helix-turn-helix domain-containing protein encodes MVPSLGRSTADAARRLAGLANIFAKWQSRRVDEDFEKALDAVGPRLKRLRARRDVTLTALARRTGISVSTLSRLEAGLRRPTLEQLLPLARAHGVTLDELVDAPPTGDPRINLRPLACDDGAVILPLTRRPGGIQAYKFVLPAAAESQEPALRTHEGHDWVYVLNGTLRLVLDRHDLLLAAGEAAEFDTRTPHWFGATPAGPVEFLSLVGRQGERAHVRAVTA; translated from the coding sequence ATGGTTCCCTCTCTCGGTCGGAGCACCGCCGATGCTGCGCGCCGCCTCGCCGGACTGGCAAACATCTTTGCCAAATGGCAAAGTCGTCGGGTGGACGAGGACTTCGAGAAGGCACTGGACGCGGTCGGCCCCCGCCTCAAGCGGCTGCGGGCGCGGCGCGACGTCACGCTCACCGCGCTCGCCCGGCGGACCGGCATCTCCGTCAGCACGCTGTCGCGCTTGGAGGCGGGCCTGCGCCGGCCCACGCTGGAGCAGCTCCTGCCGCTGGCCCGCGCGCACGGCGTCACGCTCGACGAACTGGTCGACGCGCCGCCGACCGGCGACCCGCGCATCAACCTGCGCCCGCTGGCCTGCGACGACGGCGCGGTCATCCTGCCGCTCACCCGCCGCCCCGGCGGCATCCAGGCGTACAAGTTCGTCCTGCCCGCCGCGGCCGAGAGCCAGGAACCGGCGCTGCGTACGCACGAGGGCCACGACTGGGTGTACGTGCTCAACGGCACCCTCCGCCTGGTGCTGGACCGGCACGACCTGCTCCTGGCCGCCGGCGAGGCCGCCGAGTTCGACACCCGCACCCCGCACTGGTTCGGCGCCACCCCCGCCGGCCCGGTCGAGTTCCTGAGCCTCGTGGGACGGCAGGGCGAACGCGCCCACGTCCGCGCGGTCACCGCCTGA
- a CDS encoding MFS transporter has product MNNTSVVLIDDPRRRRAVLLAVCVALMAVIASVTGLNVAQPQIALAFGASQSAVLWMINAYTITLAALLLPLGAVGDRWGRRPVLLIGLVLFGVANAMAALATSTEVMVAARLLSGVGAAMIMPVTLAVITSTFPDAERSRAIGVWTAVAGGGGVLGMYLSALLVDVATWRWLFALPIALVVVAVAMTLRAVPDSRETSAHRFDLVGSLTSVVAVVGLIVVLHEGPERGWTAPETLISLALGLAGLAAFAGWERRHPAPLLDVRLFRERGLSSGSMTLLAVFGVQAGIFVVLYPYFQVLLGWSGLLSTLALMPSALSMMAASGLAPVVAARLGARVTMLAGVVVGGAGLASMALAVSADRGYPSILFGMIAMGVGMGLAMTPSTEAITTALPRDRQGVASALNDVTRELGTALGVALLGTVLSAGYRDAIDARLTGLPPETAETARLGVANAVATGAGPALVRAAEEAFIAGWRQAMWVGVAVMAALFVFVLLRGPRAATRTTGAEVERPADVPA; this is encoded by the coding sequence ATGAACAACACGTCCGTCGTCCTGATCGACGATCCGCGGCGGCGCCGCGCGGTCCTGCTGGCGGTGTGCGTCGCGCTGATGGCGGTGATCGCCTCCGTCACCGGCCTGAACGTGGCGCAGCCGCAGATCGCGCTGGCGTTCGGCGCGTCGCAGAGCGCCGTGCTGTGGATGATCAACGCGTACACCATCACGCTGGCGGCGCTGCTGCTGCCGCTCGGCGCGGTCGGCGACCGCTGGGGCCGCCGGCCGGTGCTGCTCATCGGGCTGGTCCTGTTCGGCGTGGCCAACGCGATGGCCGCGCTGGCCACGTCCACCGAGGTCATGGTCGCGGCCCGGCTGCTCAGCGGCGTGGGCGCCGCGATGATCATGCCGGTCACGCTGGCCGTGATCACCTCGACGTTCCCGGACGCCGAACGGTCCCGCGCGATCGGGGTGTGGACCGCGGTCGCCGGCGGTGGCGGCGTCCTCGGCATGTACCTGTCCGCGCTGCTCGTCGACGTGGCGACCTGGCGGTGGCTGTTCGCGCTGCCGATCGCGCTGGTCGTGGTCGCGGTCGCCATGACGCTGCGCGCGGTGCCGGACTCCCGCGAGACCAGCGCGCACCGGTTCGACCTGGTGGGTTCGCTGACCTCCGTGGTGGCGGTGGTCGGCCTGATCGTGGTGCTGCACGAGGGCCCGGAGCGTGGGTGGACCGCCCCGGAGACGCTGATCAGCCTGGCGCTCGGCCTGGCCGGTCTCGCGGCGTTCGCCGGATGGGAGCGACGGCACCCGGCGCCGCTGCTGGACGTCCGGCTGTTCCGCGAGCGGGGCCTGTCCAGCGGGTCGATGACGCTGCTGGCGGTCTTCGGCGTGCAGGCCGGGATCTTCGTGGTGCTCTACCCGTACTTCCAGGTGCTGCTCGGCTGGTCCGGCCTGCTGTCCACGCTGGCGCTGATGCCGTCCGCGCTGTCCATGATGGCCGCCTCGGGTCTCGCGCCGGTCGTGGCCGCGCGGCTCGGCGCCCGGGTCACCATGCTGGCCGGCGTCGTCGTGGGCGGCGCCGGGCTCGCCTCGATGGCGCTCGCCGTCTCCGCCGACCGCGGCTACCCGTCGATCCTGTTCGGCATGATCGCGATGGGGGTCGGCATGGGCCTGGCGATGACGCCGTCCACCGAGGCCATCACCACCGCGCTGCCGCGCGACCGGCAGGGCGTCGCCTCCGCGCTCAACGACGTCACCCGCGAACTCGGCACCGCGCTCGGCGTCGCGCTGCTGGGCACCGTGCTGTCCGCCGGCTACCGCGACGCGATCGACGCCCGGCTGACCGGCCTGCCGCCGGAGACCGCGGAGACGGCGCGGCTGGGCGTCGCCAACGCCGTCGCCACCGGCGCGGGCCCCGCGCTGGTCCGCGCGGCCGAGGAGGCGTTCATCGCCGGGTGGCGGCAGGCGATGTGGGTGGGCGTCGCGGTGATGGCGGCCCTGTTCGTGTTCGTCCTGCTCCGCGGCCCGCGCGCCGCCACCCGCACCACCGGCGCCGAGGTGGAACGGCCGGCGGACGTCCCCGCTTGA
- a CDS encoding alpha/beta fold hydrolase, which translates to MRKRTAVLIATVIAAIAVLAGTGNAGVDPRPEPAAAGSSYRPPDGFQSRYARVNDFRMHYLRGGSGSPVVLLHGFPQTSAEWEPQLTALAEEHTVIAVDLRGTGESSVPPKGYDTAQLADDVHELLTQLKLDKGVQIVAHDIGAWIAYPYAAMWPDEVSRMVVMEGPIPDRSLYTFPAFPAEGELSTWHLGFFQKDFAEDLVRGHERDLVKGFIEQYLAVDGAFDDRDYEFYARYLREPGRFEAWMDMYQALHTDIAQNERFREAGPLRMPVLAVGGEEALSGAVGTQWRGYAADVETRVMADTGHWLTEERPRELTTMLLEFLR; encoded by the coding sequence ATGAGAAAGAGAACGGCCGTCCTGATCGCGACCGTCATCGCCGCCATCGCCGTTCTCGCGGGCACCGGGAACGCCGGCGTGGACCCGCGGCCGGAGCCGGCCGCCGCCGGGTCGTCCTATCGGCCGCCGGACGGCTTCCAGTCGAGGTACGCGCGGGTGAACGACTTCCGGATGCACTACCTCCGCGGTGGCAGCGGCTCGCCCGTGGTGCTGCTGCACGGTTTCCCGCAGACCTCCGCCGAGTGGGAGCCGCAGCTCACGGCACTCGCCGAGGAGCACACCGTGATCGCGGTCGACCTGCGCGGGACCGGTGAATCCTCCGTCCCGCCGAAGGGCTACGACACGGCACAACTGGCCGACGACGTGCACGAGCTGCTCACCCAGCTCAAGCTCGACAAGGGCGTCCAGATCGTCGCCCACGACATCGGCGCGTGGATCGCCTACCCGTACGCCGCCATGTGGCCCGACGAGGTCAGCCGAATGGTCGTGATGGAAGGGCCCATCCCCGACCGCTCCCTCTACACGTTCCCGGCCTTCCCCGCGGAGGGGGAGCTGTCGACGTGGCACCTGGGGTTCTTCCAGAAGGACTTCGCCGAGGATCTGGTCCGTGGACACGAGCGGGACCTGGTCAAGGGGTTCATCGAGCAGTACCTGGCGGTGGACGGCGCCTTCGACGACCGCGACTACGAGTTCTACGCCCGGTACCTCCGCGAGCCCGGCCGGTTCGAGGCGTGGATGGACATGTACCAGGCCCTCCACACGGACATCGCCCAGAACGAGAGGTTCCGCGAGGCGGGTCCGCTCCGGATGCCCGTCCTGGCCGTCGGCGGCGAAGAAGCCCTGAGCGGCGCCGTGGGCACCCAGTGGCGGGGCTACGCCGCCGATGTCGAGACTCGGGTCATGGCCGACACCGGTCACTGGCTCACCGAGGAACGACCGCGGGAACTCACCACGATGCTCCTGGAGTTCCTGCGCTGA
- a CDS encoding aldo/keto reductase, whose translation MRTTSLGGLETSRIGLGAMGMSAFYTGAGQRDDQSIRTIRRALDLGVTHIDTAEAYGPYVNEELVGRAIRGRRDEVVLATKFGHISHTGRPGNDSTPANVRLAVEGSLRRLGTDHLDLYYQHRGDGDTPIEETVGALAELVAEGKIRHIGLSEAGPATIRRAHAVHPIAAVQSEYSLWARDPEAEVLPVLRELGVGLVPYSPLGRGFLTGGIRSLDDLDADDWRRTNPRFAGGNLERNMRIVDEVRAVAADAGATPAQVALAWLLAQGDDVVPIPGTTRIDRLEENAAADQISLTDGQIARLRNLAPATGDRYDEANMAAVDH comes from the coding sequence ATGAGAACCACCTCGCTCGGCGGGCTGGAGACCTCCCGCATCGGCCTGGGCGCCATGGGCATGTCGGCCTTCTACACCGGCGCCGGCCAACGCGACGACCAGTCGATCCGCACCATCCGGCGGGCCCTGGACCTCGGCGTCACGCACATCGACACCGCCGAGGCGTACGGGCCCTACGTCAACGAGGAACTGGTCGGCCGCGCCATCCGGGGACGCCGGGACGAGGTGGTGCTCGCCACCAAGTTCGGCCACATCTCGCACACCGGCCGCCCGGGCAATGACAGCACCCCGGCCAACGTCCGGCTCGCGGTGGAGGGGTCGCTGCGCCGCCTCGGCACCGACCACCTGGACCTCTATTACCAGCACCGGGGGGACGGGGACACGCCGATCGAGGAGACCGTCGGCGCGCTGGCGGAGCTGGTGGCCGAGGGCAAGATCCGCCACATCGGACTGTCGGAGGCCGGGCCCGCGACGATCCGGCGGGCGCACGCCGTTCACCCGATCGCCGCGGTGCAGTCCGAGTACTCGCTGTGGGCCCGCGACCCCGAGGCCGAGGTGCTGCCGGTCCTGCGCGAGCTGGGCGTGGGTCTCGTACCGTACTCCCCGCTGGGCCGCGGGTTCCTCACCGGCGGCATCCGCTCGCTGGACGACCTCGACGCCGACGACTGGCGCCGTACCAACCCGCGCTTCGCCGGCGGCAACCTCGAACGCAACATGCGCATCGTCGACGAGGTCCGCGCCGTCGCCGCCGACGCCGGGGCCACGCCCGCGCAGGTCGCGCTCGCCTGGCTGCTCGCCCAGGGCGACGACGTCGTCCCCATCCCCGGCACCACGCGCATCGACCGGCTGGAGGAGAACGCCGCCGCCGACCAGATAAGCCTCACCGACGGCCAGATCGCCCGGCTGCGCAACCTCGCGCCGGCCACCGGCGACCGCTACGACGAAGCCAACATGGCCGCCGTCGACCACTGA
- a CDS encoding TetR/AcrR family transcriptional regulator: protein MSGSQSTAFGRPREFDLDEALERAMQVFWARGYDGTSLTDLTGAMGITKSSMYAAFGNKEQLFRKAVQRYAEGPASYATRALREPTARAVAEAFLRGAVRTTTAPGSPAGCLSVQGALAVSEQCRPAHDLLAGWRIDAGDQLEARFRRAVEEGDLSRDADPGRLARYVMTTAFGIAVQAANGLGPDTLDEIVDTALVAWPA from the coding sequence ATGAGTGGATCCCAGAGCACGGCGTTCGGCCGCCCCCGGGAGTTCGACCTCGACGAGGCGCTGGAGCGAGCCATGCAGGTGTTCTGGGCGCGGGGATACGACGGCACCAGCCTCACGGACCTGACCGGCGCGATGGGGATCACCAAGTCGAGCATGTACGCCGCCTTCGGCAACAAGGAGCAGCTCTTCCGCAAGGCCGTGCAGCGCTACGCCGAAGGGCCCGCCTCCTACGCGACACGCGCCCTGCGGGAGCCGACCGCGCGCGCGGTGGCCGAGGCGTTCCTCCGCGGAGCCGTCCGGACCACGACGGCGCCCGGAAGCCCGGCCGGGTGCCTGTCGGTGCAGGGTGCGCTGGCGGTGAGCGAGCAGTGCCGGCCGGCGCACGACCTGCTGGCCGGCTGGCGCATCGACGCGGGCGACCAGCTCGAGGCGCGCTTCCGGCGCGCCGTCGAGGAGGGTGATCTCTCGCGTGACGCCGACCCGGGACGCCTCGCCCGATACGTCATGACGACGGCGTTCGGCATCGCCGTCCAGGCCGCCAACGGGCTCGGGCCCGACACGCTCGACGAGATCGTCGACACGGCGCTGGTCGCGTGGCCGGCGTGA
- a CDS encoding Gfo/Idh/MocA family protein translates to MTAPLGVGIVGLSASGGWAAGAHLPALSAVDGIELTALATSSHASAAAASAAFGVPGYASVEQLVKDDNVDLVVVAVKVPRHRELVLPALRAGVPVLSEWPFAVGLAEAEEMAGAAGHTRTFIGLHGRSSPTLRWLAGLVSDGYVGDVLSATVLASSVEWGSPVSERMRYTLDRTLGATMLTIAFGNTIDVVSMIVGELRDVVATTATRRPAVPLGRTGQTVPMTAEDQIAVSGTLPGGAILSVHHRGATVPGPGFSMIIDGTEGTLEISSANGYPHLWPVTVLGTRGRAPLTRLLPPDRDDDYPHLAGTPMHNLAHTYAAIHNDLVDGTTTAPDFAHAVRRHRLLDAIVRSAAEGRRVSLAEV, encoded by the coding sequence GTGACCGCCCCGCTCGGCGTCGGGATCGTCGGGCTGAGCGCGTCGGGCGGATGGGCGGCCGGGGCGCACCTGCCCGCGTTGTCGGCGGTCGACGGGATCGAGCTCACCGCCCTGGCGACGAGTTCCCACGCGTCGGCCGCCGCCGCGAGCGCCGCGTTCGGAGTGCCCGGCTACGCCTCGGTCGAGCAGCTCGTGAAGGACGACAACGTGGATCTCGTGGTCGTCGCGGTCAAGGTGCCCCGGCACCGTGAGCTGGTGTTGCCCGCGCTACGGGCGGGAGTCCCCGTGCTCAGCGAGTGGCCCTTCGCGGTCGGCCTGGCCGAGGCCGAGGAGATGGCGGGCGCCGCCGGCCACACGCGCACCTTCATCGGCCTTCATGGACGCTCCTCGCCCACCCTCCGCTGGCTGGCCGGCCTCGTCTCCGACGGGTACGTCGGGGACGTGCTGTCCGCGACGGTGCTGGCGTCATCGGTCGAGTGGGGCAGCCCGGTCTCCGAGCGCATGCGATACACCCTCGATCGCACGCTCGGCGCCACGATGCTCACCATCGCCTTCGGGAACACCATCGACGTGGTGTCGATGATCGTCGGCGAGTTGCGGGACGTGGTCGCCACGACGGCGACCCGGCGCCCGGCCGTTCCGCTCGGCCGCACCGGGCAGACGGTGCCGATGACCGCCGAGGACCAGATCGCCGTCTCCGGCACACTGCCCGGCGGGGCGATCCTCTCCGTCCATCACCGTGGCGCAACGGTCCCCGGACCCGGGTTCTCCATGATCATCGACGGTACCGAGGGAACCCTCGAGATCAGCTCCGCGAACGGATATCCGCACCTTTGGCCGGTCACGGTGCTCGGCACACGAGGTCGCGCCCCGCTGACGCGACTGCTACCGCCCGATCGGGACGACGACTACCCACACCTGGCCGGGACACCGATGCACAACCTGGCGCACACGTACGCGGCGATCCACAACGATCTCGTCGACGGCACCACGACCGCCCCGGATTTCGCCCACGCCGTCCGGCGTCACCGGCTCCTGGACGCGATCGTCCGATCGGCCGCCGAGGGACGGCGCGTCTCTCTCGCGGAAGTCTGA
- a CDS encoding ABC transporter ATP-binding protein, with protein MSTTHLLPTATGREAWAAVVAEFRRLPGLSAAAGVLLVAASASGLIAPWVLGRLVDDVIAGAGTDRVLMWAGVIAAAAVVAGVLTAAGAAAAARLGETVLARLRERVLDRALHLPSSTLERAGTGDLVARAGDDVAVVTNAITGIGPLMVGALLTVVLTAGGLFTLDWRLGLAGLVAAPGYVLALRWYLPRSTPYYARERIATGERSQAMAGALHGAATVRAYRAEDAHVARIADRSAAARDLGLTVFGVFTRFGLRINRAEFVGLSTVLIAGFLLVRADAVTVGAATAAALYFHRLFNPIGLILLESDAVMQAGASLARLVGVASLPPVPAAADPVVGDHDAALSVTVRRHHYQDGPTVLEDVTLTLAPGERVALVGASGAGKSTLAGIAAGIIPASDGAARLRGVPLEDLGEIRVRKEIALVSQEVHVFAGPLAEDLRLARPDADDAEIEKALDRVGATGWLRTLPDGLATHVGEGGHRLTAAQAQQLALARLILADPAVAVLDEATAEAGSAGARDLDRAAAAATEGRTTLIVAHRLVQAADADRILVLDHGRVVEQGTHDALLAAGGRYAHLWRSWNGGVS; from the coding sequence ATGAGCACCACCCACCTGCTGCCCACCGCCACCGGCCGGGAGGCCTGGGCCGCGGTCGTCGCCGAGTTCCGCCGGCTGCCCGGGCTCAGCGCCGCCGCGGGCGTGCTGCTGGTCGCCGCGTCCGCGTCCGGCCTGATCGCGCCGTGGGTCCTCGGCCGGCTCGTGGACGACGTGATCGCGGGCGCCGGCACCGACCGCGTCCTGATGTGGGCGGGCGTGATCGCGGCCGCCGCCGTGGTCGCCGGCGTGCTCACCGCCGCCGGTGCCGCCGCCGCGGCGCGGCTCGGTGAGACCGTGCTGGCCCGGCTGCGCGAGCGCGTGCTCGACCGTGCGCTGCACCTGCCGTCCAGCACGCTGGAGCGGGCCGGCACCGGCGACCTGGTCGCGCGCGCCGGCGACGACGTGGCCGTGGTCACCAACGCGATCACCGGCATCGGACCGCTGATGGTCGGCGCGCTGCTCACCGTGGTGCTCACCGCGGGCGGGCTGTTCACGCTGGACTGGCGGCTCGGCCTGGCCGGGCTGGTCGCGGCCCCCGGCTACGTGCTGGCGCTGCGCTGGTACCTGCCGCGGTCGACGCCCTACTACGCCCGGGAGCGGATCGCCACCGGCGAGCGGTCCCAGGCGATGGCCGGCGCGCTGCACGGCGCCGCCACGGTCCGCGCCTACCGCGCCGAGGACGCGCACGTGGCGCGGATCGCGGACCGGTCGGCCGCGGCCCGGGACCTGGGGCTGACCGTGTTCGGGGTGTTCACCCGGTTCGGGCTGCGGATCAACCGGGCCGAGTTCGTCGGGCTCAGCACCGTGCTGATCGCCGGATTCCTGCTGGTCCGCGCGGACGCGGTCACGGTCGGCGCGGCCACGGCGGCGGCGCTGTACTTCCACCGGCTGTTCAACCCGATCGGCCTGATCCTGCTCGAATCCGACGCGGTCATGCAGGCCGGCGCGAGCCTGGCGCGACTGGTCGGGGTGGCGTCGCTGCCGCCCGTACCGGCCGCGGCGGATCCGGTCGTGGGGGACCACGACGCCGCGCTGAGCGTCACGGTGCGCCGGCACCACTACCAGGACGGCCCCACCGTGCTGGAGGACGTCACGCTCACGCTGGCGCCGGGGGAGCGGGTGGCGCTGGTCGGGGCCAGCGGCGCGGGGAAGAGCACGCTCGCCGGGATCGCGGCCGGGATCATCCCGGCCTCGGACGGTGCGGCGCGCCTGCGCGGCGTACCCCTGGAAGACCTCGGAGAGATCCGGGTACGCAAGGAGATCGCGCTGGTCAGCCAGGAGGTGCACGTCTTCGCCGGCCCGCTCGCGGAGGACCTGCGCCTGGCCCGGCCGGACGCGGACGACGCCGAGATCGAGAAGGCGCTCGACCGGGTCGGTGCCACCGGCTGGCTGCGTACGCTGCCGGACGGCCTGGCCACGCACGTCGGCGAGGGCGGCCACCGGCTGACCGCCGCGCAGGCCCAGCAGCTCGCGCTGGCCCGGCTGATCCTGGCCGACCCGGCCGTCGCCGTGCTGGACGAGGCCACCGCGGAGGCGGGCAGCGCGGGCGCCCGTGACCTGGACCGGGCCGCGGCCGCCGCCACCGAGGGCCGCACCACGCTGATCGTCGCGCACCGCCTGGTGCAGGCCGCGGACGCGGACCGGATCCTCGTCCTCGACCACGGCCGCGTGGTGGAGCAGGGCACGCACGACGCCCTGCTCGCCGCCGGCGGCCGGTACGCGCACCTGTGGCGGTCCTGGAACGGCGGGGTCTCATGA